Proteins co-encoded in one Yamadazyma tenuis chromosome 1, complete sequence genomic window:
- the ENA1 gene encoding Na+ ATPase (EggNog:ENOG503NU1M; COG:P), which translates to MKSTLIATVETDRNPHDYDEELKLRCVSANKTFQAENAYRCSYQQVLDYWHVDFNHGLTPQQVEENSKIYGANNLGEETSISYTKILAHQVFNAMILVLLISLIIALAIKDWISGGVIGAVVLVNIVVGFIQEIKAEKTMGSLKSLSSPSARVLRGGEELNINTSELVPGDIVHVRVGDTIPADLRLIETVNLESDEALLTGESLPVAKDAEEVLDEECPVGDRCNMAYSSAVAAKGRGVGIAVATGLNTEIGKIASSLKDSDSKLIVFIKPGSGVKGIFSAIGQSAYNVVMYVLGVTVGTPLQRRLSWLAIILFWIAVLFAIVVMASQSFRVNVSVAIYAVCVALSMIPSSLVVVLTITMAISAQVMVTKHVIVRKLDSLEALGGINDICSDKTGTLTLGKMIARKVWIPTVGTYFVQNSSNVLDSRDGDINFSKCSPQYTNETDQLIEFNAISSISFSENAEKWFYTASLANIASVNQVNKDEGPVWEAHGDATEIAINVFTQRFGFLRDQIISKDSLEHICEFPFDSSIKRMSVIYTESVTQKSRVYTKGAVERVLDICSFWYGENTDNQTLIPLTNEDKQFIEQNMNALSSDGLRVLAFATREICLTKENSERREEVEQNLIFQGLIGIYDPPRPETAPSVKLCHQAGINVRMLTGDHPGTAKAIAQEVGIIPRNLDHYSEDVVKVMVMTAMEFDALSNDQVDSLPLLPLVIARCAPQTKVRMIEALHRRDKFCAMTGDGVNDSPSLKKADVGIAMGMNGSDVAKDASDIILADDNFASILHAIEEGRRMSSNIQKFVLQLLAENVAQALYLMIGLAFIDTDSYSVFPMSPVQCLWVIVATSCFPAMGLGQEKAAEDILQAPPNHNIFTLEIVIDMFVYGFWMSACCMAVFAIVVFKIGDGDLGHNCNTGSGTGCELVFRGRSAAFAAFTWCALILAWECIHTRFSLFNMRPYSELPWYKVLATDLWDNTFLFVSVLGAAASVFPVVYIPVINNKVFLQGPIGYEWGLSVAFTLVFILTVECWKWIKRMYLRKGIARNPEDDMEENHPFHKYSSFSKSSDFV; encoded by the exons ATGAAG TCTACTTTAATTGCAACTGTTGAAACTGACAGAAACCCTCATGATTACGATGAGGAATTAAAATTAAGGTGTGTGTCTGCAAATAAAACATTTCAAGCTGAAAATGCTTATCGATGTTCGTATCAACAAGTCCTAGATTATTGGcatgttgatttcaatcaTGGATTGACCCCACAACAAGTGGAAGAAAATTCAAAGATATATGGTGCTAACaatcttggtgaagaaaccTCGATTAGCTACACCAAGATTTTGGCCCATCAGGTGTTCAACGCGATGATTTTGGTATTATTAATCTCCCTAATCATTGCCTTGGCCATCAAAGATTGGATCTCGGGTGGTGTTATCGGTGCTGTTGTATTGGTCAATATCGTTGTTGGATTCATTCAGGAGATTAAGGCTGAAAAGACCATGGGgtctttgaagtctttgTCTTCGCCTTCTGCCCGGGTGTTGagaggtggtgaagaattGAATATCAATACGAGCGAGTTGGTTCCTGGTGATATTGTTCATGTTAGAGTTGGTGACACGATTCCTGCTGATTTGAGGTTGATTGAAACAGTCAATTTGGAGTCGGATGAGGCTCTTTTGACGGGCGAATCTTTGCCAGTAGCCAAGGACGCGGAAGAAGTATTGGACGAGGAATGTCCGGTTGGTGACAGGTGTAATATGGCCTATTCTTCTGCTGTTGCGGCAAAGGGAAGAGGTGTTGGTATTGCTGTCGCAACTGGTTTGAACACGGAAATTGGAAAGATTGCATCctctttgaaagattccGACAGTAAATTGATTGTGTTCATAAAACCGGGTTCAGGCGTCAAAGGGATATTTAGTGCTATAGGGCAATCTGCTTACAATGTCGTGATGTATGTTTTGGGGGTTACTGTTGGTACACCTCTTCAAAGACGCTTGTCATGGTTGGCTATCATTTTGTTCTGGATCGCAGTGCTCTTTGCAATCGTTGTAATGGCATCTCAAAGCTTCAGAGTGAACGTTTCTGTGGCTATTTATGCTGTTTGTGTGGCCTTGTCCATGATTCCATCGTCATTGGTAGTGGTTTTAACCATCACTATGGCTATTAGTGCTCAAGTTATGGTCACTAAACACGTCATTGTTCGTAAATTGGATTCCCTAGAAGCGTTGGGAGGAATCAATGACATTTGTTCTGATAAAACTGGTACTTTAACTTTGGGTAAGATGATTGCAAGAAAGGTATGGATTCCAACTGTTGGGACTTACTTTGTGCAAAACTCGAGCAATGTTTTAGATTCTAGGGATGGTGATATTAATTTCAGCAAGTGTAGTCCTCAGTATACCAACGAAACTGACCAACTAATTGAGTTTAATGCAATCTCTTCAATATCCTTTTCTGAAAACGCAGAAAAATGGTTTTACACAGCGTCATTGGCTAATATTGCTAGTGTTAACCAGGTTAATAAAGATGAAGGTCCTGTTTGGGAAGCTCATGGGGATGCGACTGAAATTGCTATAAATGTATTCACTCAGAGATTTGGCTTCTTGAGAGATCAAATTATTCTGAAGGATCTGTTAGAACATATCTGTGAATTCCCATTTGATTCGTCAATCAAGAGAATGTCAGTTATCTACACAGAAAGTGTTACTCAGAAGTCTAGAGTATATACAAAGGGTGCAGTAGAACGTGTATTAGACATTTGCAGTTTCTGGTATGGGGAAAATACCGACAATCAGACTCTTATACCATTGACCAACGAAGACAAACAATTCATCGAACAAAACATGAATGCTCTTTCGAGTGATGGTTTGAGAGTTTTAGCATTTGCAACCAGAGAAATTTGCTTGACTAAAGAGAATAGCGAACGCCGTGAAGAAGTAGAACAGAACCTAATTTTCCAAGGCTTAATTGGGATTTATGATCCTCCTAGACCCGAAACAGCACCCTCAGTTAAGTTATGCCACCAAGCTGGAATTAACGTACGTATGTTAACTGGTGATCATCCGGGAACTGCAAAAGCCATTGCACAGGAAGTAGGTATTATTCCTCGTAACTTGGACCACTATTCTGAAGATGTTGTTAAGGTGATGGTAATGACAGCGATGGAATTTGATGCTCTTTCAAatgaccaagttgattcttTGCCTTTGTTGCCATTAGTCATTGCAAGATGTGCCCCACAAACCAAAGTCAGAATGATTGAGGCTTTACATCGTAGAGACAAGTTCTGTGCTATGACTGGAGACGGTGTCAACGATTCTCCTTCATTAAAGAAAGCAGATGTGGGTATTGCCATGGGTATGAATGGATCTGATGTTGCCAAAGACGCTTCCGATATCATCTTGGCCGACGACAACTTTGCTTCGATTTTGCatgccattgaagaaggaagGCGAATGTCTTCTAATATCCAGAAATTTGTATTGCAATTGCTTGCAGAGAACGTGGCACAAGCATTGTATTTGATGATTGGATTGGCATTTATTGATACTGATTCTTATTCGGTGTTTCCAATGTCACCTGTTCAATGTCTCTGGGTTATTGTGGCCACATCGTGTTTCCCGGCCATGGGGTTGGGTCAAGAAAAGGCTGCGGAAGACATCTTGCAGGCTCCGCCAAATCATAATATTTTCACATTAGAAATTGTCATTGATATGTTTGTGTACGGGTTTTGGATGTCAGCCTGCTGTATGGCAGTTTTCGCCATTGTGGTATTCAAGATcggtgatggtgatttGGGACATAACTGTAACACTGGCAGTGGAACTGGCTGCGAATTGGTTTTTAGAGGAAGATCCGCAGCGTTTGCTGCCTTCACTTGGTGtgctttgattttggcttGGGAATGCATTCATACTCGCTTTTCGCTTTTTAACATGAGGCCTTATTCAGAACTCCCTTGGTATAAGGTTTTGGCCACAGACTTATGGGATAATACGTTTTTGTTTGTCTCTGTGCTAGGAGCAGCTGCATCCGTATTCCCAGTGGTTTATATACCTGTGATTAACAACAAGGTGTTTTTACAAGGACCTATTGGCTACGAATGGGGCCTTTCTGTCGCATTCACTCTAGTGTTCATATTGACTGTTGAATGTTGGAAGTGGATCAAGAGAATGTATTTGCGGAAGGGTATTGCACGCAACCCCGAGGACGACATGGAGGAAAACCATCCTTTCCACAAATATTCCAGTTTCTCTAAATCCAGTGATTTTGTTTAG
- the HUB1 gene encoding ubiquitin-like modifier hub1 (EggNog:ENOG503P7AI; COG:O), which yields MIEVSVNDRLGKKIKVKCLPSDTIGDFKKILSLQIGTNHEKIVLKKGNQIFKNHITLDDYEVHDGFNFELYYS from the coding sequence ATGATAGAAGTCTCAGTGAACGATAGACTTGGTAAGAAGATCAAAGTCAAGTGCCTTCCGTCTGACACTATTGGTGACTTTAAGAAGATCCTCTCACTACAAATCGGCACGAACCATGAAAAGATTGTTTTGAAAAAGGGAaaccaaatcttcaagaaccaCATCACCCTCGATGACTATGAGGTGCACGATGGATTCAACTTTGAGCTCTATTATTCGTAA
- a CDS encoding uncharacterized protein (COG:S; BUSCO:EOG0926347K; EggNog:ENOG503NVK7), with protein MSKICTHSGSFHADESLAVYMLQQLPKYSQYDLIRSRDPKDWEESEIVIDVSGKYDGEKYFDHHQREFFETFPGFSTKLSSAGLIYKHFGQDIIKHKLNLTDSVQDSEIIKGIWEKIYKEFIESIDANDNGISKYDESATASLEPKFVDRSLMLPSIIANLNPQWYNDPTPEDFDKQFLKSSALMGQVFENVLEYHGVSWVKSKAIVEDAIKGRFDVDKSGAIIKLEKYCQWKTHLYNTEKELGIEEAIKFVLYKDSSNSWRISTVSVNSGSFEFRLGIKEKWRGIRDEELSKMVGIEDGIFVHANGFIGGAKSFESALKIARESL; from the coding sequence ATGTCTAAAATCTGTACCCATTCGGGCTCCTTCCATGCCGACGAGTCTCTTGCTGTTTATATGCTTCAACAATTACCAAAATACAGCCAGTACGATTTAATTAGGTCCAGAGACCCTAAGGACTGGGAAGAAAGTGAGATTGTCATCGATGTGAGTGGAAAGTACGATGGTGAAAAGTACTTTGACCACCATCAAAGAgagttctttgaaacaTTTCCAGGGTTCAGTACCAAGTTGAGTAGTGCTGGGTTAATCTACAAGCACTTTGGacaagatatcatcaaacacaaattGAATCTTACCGACAGTGTACAAGACTCCGAGATAATCAAGGGAATCTGGGAAAAGATATACAAGGAGTTCATTGAAAGTATTGATGCTAACGACAACGGAATCAGCAAATACGATGAGTCTGCTACCGCTAGTTTAGAACCAAAATTCGTCGACAGAAGCTTGATGTTGCCAAGTATTATTGCCAACTTAAACCCGCAGTGGTACAACGACCCTACCCCAGAAGACTTTGATAAGCAATTTTTAAAGAGCAGTGCCTTGATGGGACAGGTGTTTGAAAACGTGTTAGAATATCATGGAGTCTCTTGGGTCAAATCCAAGGCTATTGTGGAAGATGCCATAAAAGGTAGGTTTGATGTGGACAAGTCTGGGGCTATTATCAAGTTAGAAAAATACTGCCAATGGAAAACCCACTTATATAATACCGAAAAGGAGCTCGGAATCGAAGAGGCTATCAAGTTTGTATTGTACAAAGATTCTTCCAACAGTTGGAGAATTAGCACTGTTTCTGTCAATAGTGGATCGTTTGAGTTCAGGTTGGGAATCAAAGAGAAATGGAGAGGAATCAGAGATGAGGAGTTGAGCAAAATGGTTGGTATTGAAGACGGTATTTTTGTTCACGCAAACGGATTTATTGGAGGGGCCAAGTCGTTCGAGAGTGCTTTGAAGATTGCCCGGGAGAGTTTATAA
- the zrg17 gene encoding cation diffusion zinc membrane transporter Zrg17 (EggNog:ENOG503NXD4; BUSCO:EOG09262OX9; COG:S): MNKQLGEPFGIDDSLNSYEEEIDDINDISSVESSPLVNKINRNPPFEERQNNFGILTSANFSTDSIAEVEEDLLNIQGSPSTPNASSGSIINFSHSRRYSISGLSSPTSIMRPNSSSKPRPKSAFFGDDVFKNEESPYPNPNSSISLQSPVSRNNHRRNYVPPPIIAPPYSSRSGSPTRSTSPSRSNKHFRSKSPVRTPSSPTKQYQPFNFKSQEMSMNNNLSVKPAHRKGHKYKHSSVSMNFFQEPTPSNIDNEYLSTITDSFPIPTLSESIASITKDQKIKLGWSAVHLMLSLLVFLSGHKIQQQELSTLAHLIFYDSLGSIVIILVEIMSNFDVWNNASLVYPFGLGRLEVLIGFALGASLVMVGFDLLSHICEEFIIVLLNMGEDSDHGHGGSHHVHRSDSNVTNLLVYYVVLVSTIAITLITSNYILAAKKINKIIKETPSHNRNVSNMGLLDDLELPSTSSKTFEKLEDFASIITKNPTYILTLSYAVFLVLSPIMSGFISKQFEIDLNEMASIIISLLFCLTGWKLVKALGEILLLSYPSTNIVYNKLKASILNEISGLEMFKKSHKVDRLFITKFNYDTFVVGIKVSMPGASVDEEAIFRFEVSRLINRKLQRRQRGNFKLELTADIDRTFRKFHQSHRILSQSQDFINTIIKPYTATTYARPDIVFTHGKGSYLYDLENKEYIDFIAGIAVTSLGHSNPDVTELISNQAGTLIHCSNLFYNLHAGELCNKLVTKTIASGGMHDASRVFLCNSGTEANEAALKFARKHGKSFSEDKFELITFENSFHGRSMGALSVTPNPKYQAPFAPLIPGVKVAKAGDIESVKAVISDKTCGVIIEPIQGEGGVTPIDGDFLIQLRQLCTENNAVLIYDEIQCGLGRTGNLWAHSTLPTEGHPDIVTMAKTLGNGFPVGATLINEKIENVLKVGDHGTTYGGNPLGAKIGSFVVDKVSDKEFLQGVTLKSEKFVAGLGKIAERYPDLAKVKGRGLLLGLQFDERVDINQIIAECRDNGLLLLSAGMNVIRFVPALNVPDEVITAGLEIFSTAVDRYLA, from the exons ATGAACAAACAGCTAGGAGAACCGTTTGGTATAGACGATTCTTTGAACTCGTACgaggaagaaattgatgatatcaatgatatATCTAGTGTGGAATCATCCCCCTTAGTGAATAAAATCAATCGAAACCCCCCGTTTGAGGAACGTCAGAATAACTTTGGGATTTTGACCAGCgccaacttttcaactGATTCTATTGCAGAAGTagaagaagacttgttgaacatccAGGGCAGTCCATCCACACCGAATGCGTCCAGTGGAAGTATCATTAACTTTAGTCACAGCCGAAGATACTCCATTTCTGGTCTTAGTTCTCCAACGTCAATCATGAGGCCtaactcttcttccaaaccaCGTCCTAAATCTGCATTTTTTGGCGACGATGTGTTCAAAAACGAAGAAAGTCCGTACCCGAACCCAAACCTGTCAATCTCCTTACAATCTCCAGTATCAAGAAATAACCACAGACGAAATTATGTTCCTCCTCCAATAATAGCCCCCCCATATTCATCAAGATCAGGTTCACCTACGAGGTCAACTTCACCGTCACGGTCTAATAAGCACTTCAGGTCCAAAAGTCCGGTAAGAACCCCGTCGTCGCCCACAAAACAGTACCAACcgttcaatttcaagtctCAGGAAATGCTGATGAACAACAATTTATCAGTGAAACCGGCTCATAGAAAAGGACATAAATACAAGCACTCGTCGGTGTCAATGAacttttttcaagaaccaaCGCCGTCTAATATTGATAATGAATATTTATCTACGATCACAGACCTGTTCCCCATTCCTACTTTGAGTGAGTCAATAGCGTCCATAACTAAAGACcagaagatcaagttgggatGGTCTGCAGTGCACCTAATGTTATCCTTGCTTGTGTTTTTGTCGGGACAcaaaattcaacaacaagagCTTTCGACGCTAGCTCATTTGATTTTCTACGATTCCTTGGGTTCAATAGTAATCATATTAGTGGAAATCATGTCAAACTTTGATGTTTGGAACAATGCTTCGCTAGTTTATCCTTTTGGATTaggaagacttgaagtGCTCATAGGGTTTGCTTTAGGGGCTTCTTTGGTTATGGTGGGGTTTGACTTATTGAGCCACATATGCGAAGAGTTTATTATAGTTCTTTTGAACATGGGTGAAGACTCAGACCATGGCCATGGGGGTTCCCATCATGTACATCGATCCGACAGCAATGTGACGAATTTGTTAGTATACTATGTGGTGTTGGTATCAACGATAGCCATCACCTTGATTACCTCGAACTATATTTTGGCAGCGAAAAAGATCaataaaatcatcaaggaaACTCCGTCCCATAATAGAAATGTGAGCAATATGGGATTACTAGATGATCTCGAGCTTCCTTCCACGCTGAGCAAAacttttgaaaaacttgaagactTTGCCAGTATCATCACTAAGAACCCAACTTACATATTGACTTTGCTGTACGCAGTATTCTTGGTACTTTCACCCATAATGTCTGGATTTATTCTGAAGCAATTTGAAATTGACCTCAACGAAATGGCGTCTATAATCATTTCATTATTGTTTTGTCTCACAGGCTGGAAATTAGTTAAAGCCCTAGGGGAGATTCTACTTTTATCGTACCCAAGCACAAATATCGTGTACAACAAACTTAAGGCGTCAATCTTAAACGAAATCAGCGGCTTGgaaatgttcaagaagagcCATAAGGTTGATAGATtgttcatcaccaagttcaactaCGATAcgtttgtggttggaaTTAAGGTGTCGATGCCAGGCGCTTCTGTAGACGAGGAAGCCATTTTTCGATTTGAGGTGAGTCGTTTGATTAATCGTAAACTCCAAAGACGCCAACGAGGTAATTTCAAGTTAGAACTTACAGCTGATATAGATAGAAC CTTCCGCAAGTTTCATCAGTCTCACAGAATTCTTTCTCAGAGtcaagatttcatcaatacCATCATCAAGCCATACACAGCTACTACATATGCTAGACCAGATATTGTATTTACCCACGGAAAAGGGTCATATTTGTatgatttggaaaacaagGAGTATATTGACTTTATTGCAGGTATTGCTGTAACATCTTTAGGTCATTCTAATCCCGATGTTACCGAATTAATCCTGAATCAAGCGGGCACATTAATTCACTGTTCCAATTTATTTTACAATTTGCATGCTGGAGAATTGTGCAACAAGTTAGTGACGAAGACCATCGCCAGTGGAGGAATGCACGATGCTTCCCGAGTTTTCTTGTGTAACTCAGGAACCGAAGCCAACGAAGCTGCTCTCAAATTTGCCAGAAAACATGGAAAAAGCTTTAGTGAAGATAAGTTTGAGCTCATCACTTTTGAAAACTCGTTTCACGGGAGGTCTATGGGTGCATTATCTGTAACTCCTAACCCAAAGTACCAAGCACCGTTTGCACCATTAATTCCTGGGGTCAAGGTGGCTAAGGCTGGAGATATCGAAAGTGTCAAGGCTGTTATTAGCGACAAAACCTGTGGAGTAATAATTGAACCCATTCAAGGAGAAGGTGGTGTCACTCCAATTGATGGAGACTTTCTCATCCAGTTGCGTCAATTATGTACGGAAAACAACGCCGTGTTAATCTACGATGAGATCCAATGTGGTTTGGGCCGGACTGGAAACTTGTGGGCTCATTCTACACTTCCAACTGAAGGACATCCAGATATTGTCACCATGGCCAAGACCTTAGGAAATGGGTTCCCGGTTGGGGCCACAttgatcaatgaaaagATAGAGAATGTATTGAAGGTTGGTGACCATGGAACTACTTATGGTGGTAATCCCTTGGGTGCAAAAATTGGtctgtttgtggttgataAAGTCAGTGACAAAGAATTCTTGCAAGGAGTAACGTTGAAGTCGGAGAAATTTGTGGCTGGTCTTGGAAAGATTGCTGAACGCTATCCAGACCTTGCTAAAGTCAAAGGAAGGGGACTTTTGTTGGGATTACAATTTGATGAGAGGGTCGATATTAACCAAATCATCGCTGAGTGTCGTGACAATGGATTATTATTATTAAGTGCTGGAATGAACGTCATTCGGTTTGTCCCTGCTTTGAATGTCCCAGACGAAGTCATCACCGCTGGTCTTGAAATCTTCTCAACAGCTGTGGACAGGTACCTAGCTTAG
- the PPG1 gene encoding Putative serine/threonine protein phosphatase (COG:G,T; EggNog:ENOG503NUI4), which yields MTLQSPITLVGDIHGQYHDLLEIFRIGGPTPHTTYLFLGDYVDRGYYSVETISLLICLKLRYPDRIFLIRGNHESRTITTNYGFYTEVLNKYGGSSAVWSYVTDVFDYLPLGAIIDGRIFATHGGLSPSCQQIDQIRAVDRFKEIPHDGIMADLVWSDPDPEILDFKLSPRGAGYLFGSDVMHKFCHDNSLVQLLRAHQLCNEGYVSYWRGKCVTVWSAPNYCYRCGNKASVLEISHSNFDTGSTEKREVLPGQFFNVFEASPQNDEDTVNGKSMNGVNEFDGSAYIRSKEIDYFL from the coding sequence ATGACTCTCCAATCACCCATAACACTTGTGGGGGATATCCACGGACAGTACCATGATCTCTTGGAGATCTTCCGTATTGGAGGTCCGACACCTCACACAACGTACCTCTTTCTAGGTGATTACGTCGATAGAGGGTATTATTCTGTCGAAACCATTTCCCTTTTGATCTGTCTAAAACTACGATACCCTGATCGAATTTTCTTGATTCGAGGTAACCACGAGTCTCGTACTATCACCACGAACTATGGGTTCTACACTGAGgttttgaacaagtatGGAGGAAGCAGTGCGGTGTGGAGCTACGTTACCGATGTTTTTGACTATTTGCCATTGGGAGCCATCATAGATGGTCGTATATTTGCTACTCACGGAGGATTACTGCCAAGCTGTCAACAGATAGATCAGATCCGTGCAGTGGATCGATTCAAAGAGATTCCGCATGATGGAATAATGGCAGATTTGGTGTGGTCGGACCCGGATCCGGAGATCCTTGACTTCAAGTTAAGTCCACGGGGTGCTGGGTACTTGTTTGGATCTGACGTGATGCACAAGTTCTGTCATGACAATCTGTTGGTACAGCTTCTACGGGCTCATCAGTTGTGTAATGAAGGATACGTAAGTTATTGGCGAGGAAAATGTGTAACAGTATGGCTGGCCCCTAACTACTGTTATAGGTGTGGTAACAAGGCCAGTGTGCTTGAAATCAGTCATTCCAACTTTGATACTGGAAGCACTGAGAAACGTGAGGTACTTCCCGGACAATTCTTTAATGTATTTGAGGCTTCACCAcaaaatgatgaagatacCGTCAACGGGAAGCTGATGAATGGAGTGAACGAATTTGATGGACTGGCATATATAAGGTCCAAGGAGATTGATTACTTTCTATAG